In Chrysiogenia bacterium, the DNA window AAAGGCCTGCTCTCCCCCGCGCCCGGCCTTTCGCACCAGGTACTGGAAGTTGTAGTCGTCGGCGTACTGGTCGAGATCTTCGCAGCCCACGTTGGTCTGCCCGCGCGGGTGGCCGCCCAGCGGCACATGCACCACGGCGCTCACCAGGTGCGCCGGCAGCTTCACGCTCGAATTGTGGCGGCGCAGGTATTCGGTCGAGACCAGATGGTCGGTGGAGACAATCACCGGCCCGGTTGCGGCGAAGGCGCCCAGCGGTCCCTCGCCCATGGGCGTCGTGATGATCGCATTGCCCGAGACGTCGCAGGCAGTGACGTGGATGAAGGTCACGTCGGGACGAAGCGCCTTGAGCAGCCCGACTTTCTCTTCGGAGCCGAACGGATCGTCCATCGTGCGGAAGGCACCGGCCAGCTCGTTGTCCTCGGCCATGCTCGATCCCACCAGCGAATTGGTCGTAATGAACGGCAGCCGGAGCGCACCGGCCATCAGGCGCTGGGTCATGCTCAGGATGCTCCAGTGTTCGATCTCCACCTCGCCCGAGAGCCAGACCTTGTTCACCACCGGGTTGGGCGAGGGATAGGGCCAGATGTCGCCGGCGAAGGTCGTGATGGTCTTCTTCATGAACTTGCCGGCGAACATGCCGATCCAGGTCTCGCCCATGGAGATGTTCGAGATGGTCAGCTTCGAGTCCTTGCCCCAGTGCTGGCGCATCAGTTCGTGCGCCAGTCCGTAGGGCCGCGTGTGCGTGCTGGCCATGTGGAGGGTCTGCCCGGGCTGGACGAAGTTCGCCACGGCGTCGTGCAGGCTCATGCGCTTGTCGGCGCCAGCCTGCGGAAGGGGCACACGAAAGCGCCGCTCGAGAAGCTCTCGGTAGTCTGGATGCATCGTCGTTTTCCTTAGTGGCGTCGCGCCGGTCCGGATCACTTCCCCCGGGACTGCCCGCCGCGCGGGGCAGCTTAGTCCCCCTGCCCCCGGTCCCCAACTCTCACTCCCCAACGAGCGGGAGGACGAAATTGGCGAGCTGCTCGCGCTCGGTCCAGCCCGCCTTGTCGTAGAAGCGCCGCGCGTAGGCCTCGCTCTCGCGCCCGTTGAGCAGCCCCAACCGGAAGGCGCCCTTGCCGCGAGCGATGCGTTCGACCTCGTCCAGCAGGGCGTTGCCGATCCCCTCGCCCCGGTGAGCGGCCAGCACGAAGAGCTCGGAGACAAAGCCCTCGGGCCCTTCGAGCATCAGGTAAGGCAGCCAGTGGACGTTCACGTAGCCCACGACCCCCGCATCTTCATCCTCGTAGACCAGGGTGGTGTGGCTCCCGCCCTCGCCGCAGCGGGCGAGCCCCTCGACTACGCGGGCGTTGATCTGCCCTGGGGATGCCTCTGCGAGAAACGGCACCCAGTGGATCTCCCGCAGGATTTCCCCGATGGCGGCCGCATCCTGCGCCTGTGCGGCTCGAACCTTGCCCATGGCTGATTTCCTCCCGATTGCTTTCCCCCCGCGGGGATTTCGGTGGTATACTTCGCGCCTCAACCCGAGAGTATCCCGAATTGTGCGCCTGGAGGAGGAACTGCCCATGCGCCCGCGTGTTTCATTTATTGCCCTGCTGCTCGCCTGCCTTGCAGTCACGGCGTGTTCAACGCACCGCCTGCCCAAGGACATGAGCGAGGCCAAGCTCAAGGAAATCCGCGAGAAGCTTGCCACCGGCGACACTTTGCTGAGTTTCGCCCCCGTGGAGGGGACCGACCTCAAGCACGCGCAGGTCTTCGGCGTGGTGGACGCGCCCATCGACCGCGTCTGGAAGGTCGTTACCGATTACGACAACTACGACGACTTCATGACACTCGTCGAGGAGTCGCGCGTGAAGTGGACCCGCGGCAACGTGGCCAAGTTCGAGATGATCTTCGGCCTGACCGGCGTTCCCCAGCCGCGCTACAACATCACCGTGGCGATGGTGCACTACCCGGAGAAATACCGCATCGAGTGGGTCTACATCGAGGGCGACATCGTCGACACCTTCGGCTCGTGGACGCTCAAGCCCTTCGGCGAAAACCGCACCGAGGTGATCTACTCCATGTTCATGGATCTCTCGGGCACCCTCGTCGGCCCCTTTGCCCAGCTCGGCTCGGGCATGGCGCTGCCGGCGGCCATCGACGCCGTCCGCGACCAGGTCGAGGAAGAGCGCTACGACACCCTGGAGCTGCCCGAATACGCCCGGCCCGAAAAGCGCGCGCCGAGCCTCATCGACCGGGAATTTGCGGCCTTCGACTAGGCCGTTACCAATACTTTGCCTTGCGGCGCCCCAGCCGCTACACCCTTGAGCATCGATTTTGGGGATACGCCCGGACGCAATGACGCAGGAAAACTCGCCACAATCTCCGCCCTCCTGGCTCTCGGGGCTCGGGCTGGCCATCGCCGCGGGCGCCGTGACCGGCGCGTGGTGGCATGGGCCGCGTGCCGTGGCGGCGGCGCTTGTCGCTGCCCTCGGCGGCTACGTTGCGGGTTTCTACCTGGGCCGCCGCCGCGAGGCACATG includes these proteins:
- a CDS encoding GNAT family N-acetyltransferase — protein: MGKVRAAQAQDAAAIGEILREIHWVPFLAEASPGQINARVVEGLARCGEGGSHTTLVYEDEDAGVVGYVNVHWLPYLMLEGPEGFVSELFVLAAHRGEGIGNALLDEVERIARGKGAFRLGLLNGRESEAYARRFYDKAGWTEREQLANFVLPLVGE
- a CDS encoding SRPBCC family protein, translating into MRPRVSFIALLLACLAVTACSTHRLPKDMSEAKLKEIREKLATGDTLLSFAPVEGTDLKHAQVFGVVDAPIDRVWKVVTDYDNYDDFMTLVEESRVKWTRGNVAKFEMIFGLTGVPQPRYNITVAMVHYPEKYRIEWVYIEGDIVDTFGSWTLKPFGENRTEVIYSMFMDLSGTLVGPFAQLGSGMALPAAIDAVRDQVEEERYDTLELPEYARPEKRAPSLIDREFAAFD